Proteins from a genomic interval of Acetobacterium woodii DSM 1030:
- the yqeK gene encoding bis(5'-nucleosyl)-tetraphosphatase (symmetrical) YqeK, with protein MNRTEIEADLKKKLSAKRFRHTQNVVEAASNLAYIYGCNVDQVSLAALLHDCAKYFSDQQLLQYAKKHHLKVDRVSRYNQQLLHGPVGAIVAKQTYGVEDVAILHAICYHTTGCKEMTTLDEIIYLADYIEKDRSFPGIEDIRKMADTNLDLATIMALTNSICYVASVGDLIHKRTIDARNDLIIKNKKRK; from the coding sequence ATGAATCGGACTGAAATAGAAGCAGATTTAAAAAAGAAGTTATCGGCAAAACGTTTTCGCCATACCCAAAACGTGGTTGAAGCCGCAAGCAATTTGGCATATATTTATGGATGTAACGTAGATCAAGTGTCGTTAGCTGCATTATTACATGATTGCGCTAAATATTTTTCAGATCAGCAGTTGCTTCAATATGCAAAAAAACATCATTTAAAAGTCGATCGCGTAAGTCGTTACAATCAGCAGTTGCTTCATGGTCCAGTGGGGGCTATTGTAGCCAAACAGACCTATGGGGTTGAAGATGTTGCTATTTTGCATGCGATTTGTTATCATACAACTGGTTGTAAAGAGATGACGACTTTAGATGAAATTATTTATCTGGCTGACTATATTGAAAAAGATCGGTCATTTCCGGGGATTGAAGATATTCGAAAAATGGCTGATACTAATTTGGATCTAGCCACAATTATGGCCTTAACGAATAGTATTTGTTATGTCGCATCGGTGGGTGATTTAATTCATAAACGCACCATTGATGCGAGAAATGACTTAATTATAAAAAATAAAAAACGAAAGTGA
- the nadD gene encoding nicotinate-nucleotide adenylyltransferase gives MKKKIGLLGGTFNPIHTGHLLLAESARDQYELDKVLFIPTGNNPFKLSQDEITRKHRLKMVELAINGNDYFEILTHEIDQNGITYTIDTINIIKEIYPDCDFYFIAGADLMFEITLWKGASELLKSVKFITTFRPGYSHERLDMRIKELQEIYGASIYKLYATEMDIASSDIRARIKNGYSIRYLLPDSVAAYIHTHGLYLSELPFEDENESD, from the coding sequence ATGAAGAAAAAAATCGGTCTATTGGGAGGAACTTTTAATCCCATACATACAGGACATCTGCTTCTGGCAGAATCAGCCCGAGATCAATATGAATTGGACAAAGTATTGTTTATTCCCACCGGAAATAATCCCTTTAAATTATCGCAGGATGAAATTACCAGAAAACACCGCCTTAAAATGGTCGAACTGGCGATTAATGGTAATGACTATTTTGAGATATTAACACACGAAATTGATCAAAATGGGATTACTTATACCATTGACACCATTAATATCATCAAAGAAATTTATCCGGATTGCGATTTTTATTTTATTGCTGGTGCGGATCTGATGTTTGAAATCACCTTATGGAAAGGTGCTTCCGAATTGTTGAAGTCGGTAAAGTTTATTACCACATTTCGCCCTGGATACAGTCACGAACGTCTTGACATGCGGATTAAGGAGCTCCAAGAGATTTATGGAGCATCTATTTATAAACTGTATGCAACAGAAATGGACATTGCTTCTTCAGACATTCGAGCCCGGATAAAAAATGGTTACTCGATTCGTTATTTGCTTCCCGATTCGGTGGCAGCTTACATTCATACGCATGGCCTTTATTTATCAGAGCTACCTTTTGAGGATGAAAATGAATCGGACTGA
- a CDS encoding YhbY family RNA-binding protein — MLTSKQRSYLRKLAMDIPDIIFIGKDGLTPQVIVQTKDAIIARELIKGKVQNNSLEDVKDVAQALAAATKSDIVCTIGNKFVLYKKNLLKTKIEVPTKNQKPIKRVKKKALNPLRKFSNS, encoded by the coding sequence ATGTTAACAAGTAAACAAAGAAGTTATTTAAGAAAGCTTGCCATGGATATTCCTGATATCATTTTTATCGGTAAAGATGGCCTTACTCCTCAAGTAATTGTGCAAACAAAAGATGCGATCATTGCTCGAGAGCTGATTAAGGGAAAAGTTCAGAATAACTCGCTGGAGGATGTCAAAGATGTGGCCCAAGCATTAGCTGCTGCGACCAAATCGGACATTGTTTGTACCATTGGGAATAAATTTGTTTTATACAAAAAGAACCTGCTGAAAACAAAAATTGAGGTACCAACCAAAAATCAAAAGCCAATCAAGCGAGTAAAAAAGAAGGCGTTAAATCCCTTGCGAAAATTTAGTAATTCATAA